A window of the Nocardia sp. NBC_01329 genome harbors these coding sequences:
- a CDS encoding DUF6542 domain-containing protein, which translates to MAASQRVNSRVPAPQRSLLPTVPGVPAYAAALIAAACTFLGFLIDALGDVTDLTGTFSAFYILGCLAAVAAVRFRGLFTTMVLPPLLLFVAVPIAYRQLTGTSTASLKDILLNLAIPLVHRFPPMMLATALVLIVAGIRIAQFRSENAAQETAAARRGTSWGRSERRATRGESKERAANRTRRDTAKRPSRGQAKRSTGGEGKPARANKLSRAETLAARSKTNGKTKAKSRPKRPEHPEPDYTRESFDEPPRRGDRGRPPAEPTVRGAAPRTREMRQHRPARPGAPVQEEPARANARRGEPARAPQAARVREPIPERQRPERG; encoded by the coding sequence GTGGCTGCTTCCCAACGAGTGAATTCCCGGGTGCCCGCGCCGCAACGTTCGTTATTGCCGACGGTGCCGGGTGTCCCGGCCTATGCCGCGGCTCTCATCGCTGCGGCCTGCACCTTCCTGGGTTTCCTCATCGATGCCCTCGGCGATGTCACGGACCTGACCGGCACCTTCAGCGCGTTCTACATCCTCGGGTGTCTCGCGGCGGTGGCGGCGGTGCGGTTCCGCGGCCTGTTCACCACGATGGTGTTACCGCCCCTACTACTCTTCGTGGCCGTACCGATCGCCTATCGCCAGCTCACCGGGACCAGCACCGCCTCCCTCAAGGACATCCTGCTGAACCTGGCGATCCCACTGGTGCACCGCTTCCCGCCCATGATGCTGGCCACTGCGCTGGTGCTGATCGTCGCAGGTATCCGGATCGCGCAGTTCCGCTCGGAGAACGCGGCCCAGGAGACCGCCGCCGCGCGGCGCGGGACGAGCTGGGGCCGCAGCGAACGGCGCGCGACGCGTGGCGAATCCAAGGAGCGGGCAGCGAACCGGACTCGGCGCGATACCGCGAAGCGGCCGAGCCGTGGACAAGCGAAACGTTCCACGGGCGGCGAGGGGAAACCGGCACGTGCGAACAAACTGTCGCGCGCCGAGACCCTCGCGGCCCGTTCGAAGACCAACGGCAAGACCAAGGCGAAATCGCGGCCGAAGCGGCCCGAGCACCCCGAGCCCGATTACACCCGCGAATCGTTCGACGAACCTCCACGCCGCGGGGACCGGGGCCGTCCGCCCGCCGAACCGACCGTACGGGGCGCCGCACCGCGCACCCGTGAGATGCGCCAGCACCGGCCCGCCCGCCCGGGAGCTCCCGTCCAGGAGGAACCGGCGCGCGCGAACGCCCGTCGTGGGGAGCCGGCGCGAGCACCACAGGCCGCCCGCGTCCGGGAACCGATCCCGGAGCGGCAGCGGCCCGAACGCGGGTGA
- a CDS encoding Ada metal-binding domain-containing protein, whose amino-acid sequence MSITALDFERCYRAVSSRDSRFDGQFYTAVRTTGIYCRPSCPAITPKRTNVSFLPTAAAAQQAGYRACRRCLPDAAPGSPLWNTRADLAARAMRLIGDGVVERGGVPALASALGYSQRQLTRVLTTELGAGPLALARAHRAHTARLLIQTTAMPMSDIAFAAGFASIRQFNDTVREVFAVSPSTMRTEAQRTAGRAAAANGTLALRLPYRAPLDRDWLDWFMSAHVAPGLELWQTTSGGENHYLRNIRTPHGHAGVRLAVRPGYVQAELTLRDMRDLAPTVARVRHLLDLDADPVAIDEALTRAGETTGAPHASRTRFDPGIRVPGCVDGPELLLRTMIGQQISVAAANTHTARLVAALGDPVEGPVSRLFPTPDAIAERGAEILTGPAQRVRSITAAAAALASGDLVLHQGRTAAELRRDLLALDGVGPWTADYVTMRLLADPDIMLHTDLVVRRGAARHGIDPTDTTHWSPWRSYLCMHLWRTELRTRTESGAPAAPATDSDAKASTD is encoded by the coding sequence GTGAGCATCACGGCCCTGGATTTCGAACGTTGCTATCGCGCGGTCTCGTCCCGCGACTCCCGTTTCGACGGACAGTTCTACACCGCCGTGCGCACCACCGGAATCTATTGCCGGCCGTCCTGCCCGGCGATCACTCCGAAGCGCACCAACGTGAGCTTCCTGCCGACCGCCGCGGCGGCCCAGCAGGCGGGTTACCGTGCCTGCCGCCGCTGCCTACCCGACGCCGCACCCGGATCCCCCTTGTGGAACACCCGTGCGGACCTCGCCGCCCGCGCCATGCGCCTGATCGGGGACGGCGTGGTGGAACGCGGGGGCGTACCCGCGCTGGCATCGGCGCTCGGCTATTCGCAGCGCCAGCTCACCCGAGTACTGACCACCGAACTGGGCGCCGGACCGCTGGCGCTGGCCCGAGCGCACCGGGCGCATACCGCGCGCCTGCTGATCCAGACCACGGCCATGCCGATGTCGGATATCGCCTTCGCCGCGGGCTTCGCGAGTATCCGACAGTTCAACGACACCGTCCGCGAGGTGTTCGCCGTCAGTCCGAGCACCATGCGCACCGAAGCACAGCGCACCGCCGGCCGCGCCGCCGCGGCCAACGGGACACTCGCCCTACGCCTCCCCTACCGGGCGCCACTGGACCGCGACTGGCTCGATTGGTTCATGTCCGCCCATGTGGCGCCCGGTCTGGAACTCTGGCAGACCACCTCCGGCGGCGAGAACCACTATCTACGCAATATCCGCACCCCACACGGCCACGCCGGAGTACGGCTGGCAGTACGGCCCGGATATGTCCAGGCGGAACTGACTCTGCGCGATATGCGCGACCTCGCGCCCACAGTCGCCCGCGTCCGGCATCTGCTCGACCTGGACGCCGACCCGGTGGCGATCGACGAGGCGCTCACCCGGGCCGGTGAGACGACCGGCGCACCGCACGCTTCCCGCACCCGATTCGATCCCGGGATACGGGTGCCCGGTTGTGTGGACGGACCGGAATTACTGCTCCGCACCATGATCGGTCAGCAGATCTCGGTGGCCGCTGCCAATACCCACACCGCGCGGCTGGTCGCCGCGCTCGGCGATCCGGTGGAGGGACCCGTGAGCCGTCTCTTCCCCACTCCGGACGCGATCGCCGAACGCGGCGCCGAAATACTCACCGGCCCGGCCCAGCGGGTCAGGTCCATCACCGCCGCCGCGGCGGCCCTCGCTTCCGGTGATCTGGTCCTGCACCAGGGCCGGACCGCGGCCGAGCTGCGGCGCGACCTGCTGGCCCTGGACGGGGTCGGCCCGTGGACCGCGGACTACGTCACGATGCGGCTGCTCGCCGACCCCGACATCATGCTGCACACCGATCTCGTCGTCCGCCGCGGCGCCGCCCGGCACGGTATCGATCCGACCGATACGACCCACTGGTCACCCTGGCGTTCCTATCTCTGTATGCACCTGTGGCGGACCGAACTGCGCACCCGGACCGAATCCGGGGCCCCCGCCGCGCCCGCCACCGATTCCGATGCGAAAGCGAGTACCGACTGA
- a CDS encoding lipid droplet-associated protein has translation MFRPPFLARVAAGAAVYVLEETRRLPSTAAKLPLTAVSQLLQTGMHVQQFVTSLAIKGDSVFDRIVNRPEERPEWATFEEDDDDPPVREPGAAAHGRSSGFDRFESDPVEVELALQETLAGLRAIQNNGSAVPAAHIFDAEATFDIGASDDPGDDVVVGAAAVDGPESAASADPEPVAEPEPAAGPVLPEVGARYDYPNMTLAQLRGRLRTLTVADLVTLLDYEQRTLDRAAFVTMLTNRIATVRAQ, from the coding sequence ATGTTTCGACCACCGTTCCTGGCCCGCGTCGCCGCCGGAGCCGCCGTCTACGTTCTCGAGGAGACGCGACGGCTGCCTTCGACCGCGGCGAAACTACCTCTGACCGCGGTGAGCCAATTACTGCAGACGGGTATGCACGTCCAGCAGTTCGTCACCAGTCTCGCGATCAAAGGCGATTCGGTTTTCGACCGGATCGTCAATCGTCCGGAAGAGCGGCCCGAATGGGCCACCTTCGAGGAGGACGACGACGACCCGCCGGTCCGCGAGCCGGGCGCCGCCGCCCACGGCCGCAGCAGCGGTTTCGACCGTTTCGAATCCGATCCGGTCGAGGTGGAGCTGGCCCTGCAGGAAACTCTGGCGGGTTTGCGCGCGATCCAGAACAACGGTAGTGCGGTGCCCGCGGCGCACATCTTCGACGCCGAGGCCACCTTCGATATCGGTGCCTCGGACGATCCGGGCGATGACGTGGTCGTCGGCGCTGCCGCGGTCGACGGGCCCGAATCCGCCGCGTCGGCGGATCCCGAACCGGTTGCCGAACCGGAGCCGGCGGCCGGACCCGTACTCCCCGAGGTCGGCGCCCGCTACGACTATCCGAATATGACCCTCGCCCAGCTGCGCGGCCGGCTGCGCACGCTCACGGTCGCCGATCTGGTCACCCTGCTCGACTACGAGCAGCGCACCCTGGACCGCGCGGCGTTCGTGACGATGCTGACCAACCGGATCGCCACCGTGCGAGCCCAGTGA
- a CDS encoding exonuclease SbcCD subunit D: MRILHTSDWHIGRTFHGVDLLADQSRVLEAIAELVAAEAVDTVVVPGDVYDRSIPSADAIAVCNRGFEAIRAAGARIVATSGNHDSPTRLGAGASFAAAGGLYLRTTVADSARPVLLSDEHGEIAFYGIPYLEPEICRGELGIPQARSHAEVLEAVVDRIRTDMGERPGIRAVLLAHAFVVGGAATGSERSISVGGVETVPLGMFTEPGFDYVALGHLHSPQTLAEAVRYSGSPLPYSFGESTHRKQVWLVELDAAGPARVVGYELPLVRGLSRLTGTLEELLADPAWETAEQHYVSVTLTDYARPVDAMRKLRERFPHAVHVEWERPQGDPALHYRERVRGRDDTDIARTFLTDVRGEPNPAEMDWLARAMAAAVRETEVVRDDIGEPAVADTELTA, encoded by the coding sequence ATGCGAATCCTGCATACGTCGGACTGGCATATCGGCCGCACCTTTCACGGCGTGGACCTGCTGGCCGACCAGTCGCGGGTACTCGAAGCGATCGCCGAGCTCGTCGCGGCCGAAGCCGTGGACACCGTCGTGGTTCCCGGCGACGTCTACGACCGATCGATCCCCAGTGCGGACGCGATCGCGGTGTGCAACAGGGGTTTCGAGGCGATCCGCGCGGCCGGGGCTCGTATCGTGGCCACCTCCGGTAATCACGATTCGCCGACCAGGCTCGGCGCCGGCGCCAGTTTCGCTGCGGCCGGGGGGCTGTATCTGCGGACCACGGTGGCCGATTCGGCCCGGCCGGTACTGCTGTCCGACGAGCACGGTGAGATCGCCTTCTACGGCATCCCGTACCTGGAGCCGGAGATATGCCGCGGCGAGCTCGGGATACCGCAGGCACGCTCGCACGCCGAGGTGCTCGAGGCGGTGGTGGACCGGATCCGGACGGATATGGGTGAACGGCCCGGCATCCGGGCGGTGCTGCTGGCGCACGCGTTCGTGGTGGGCGGCGCGGCGACCGGTTCGGAGCGGTCGATCTCGGTGGGTGGAGTGGAGACAGTGCCGCTGGGCATGTTCACCGAGCCGGGATTCGACTATGTGGCGCTCGGGCATCTGCACTCGCCGCAGACCCTCGCCGAGGCGGTGCGGTATTCGGGGTCGCCGCTGCCGTATTCGTTCGGGGAGAGCACCCACCGCAAGCAGGTATGGCTCGTGGAACTGGACGCCGCGGGCCCCGCCCGCGTCGTCGGATACGAATTACCGCTGGTCCGTGGCCTGAGCCGCCTCACTGGAACTCTCGAGGAACTCCTGGCCGACCCCGCGTGGGAAACGGCCGAACAGCACTACGTCTCGGTAACGCTCACCGACTATGCCCGGCCGGTCGACGCCATGCGCAAACTACGCGAGCGCTTCCCGCACGCGGTACACGTGGAATGGGAGCGACCGCAGGGCGACCCGGCCCTGCACTACCGGGAGCGGGTGCGCGGCCGCGACGACACCGATATCGCCCGCACCTTCCTCACCGATGTGCGCGGTGAGCCGAACCCCGCCGAGATGGACTGGCTGGCCCGCGCCATGGCCGCGGCTGTACGGGAAACCGAGGTGGTTCGCGACGATATCGGCGAGCCGGCGGTCGCTGATACGGAACTCACCGCATGA
- a CDS encoding 4-hydroxy-3-methylbut-2-enyl diphosphate reductase — protein MSSAIPLNVGITRSAGAAPAGPEEKRVLLAEPRGYCAGVDRAVETVEKALEKHGAPIYVRKEIVHNRHVVETLRERGVIFVDTTDEVPEGELVVFSAHGVSPAVHATAAARSLRTIDATCPLVTKVHQEAKRFARDDYDILLIGHEGHEEVEGTAGEAPEHVQLVDGPGAVEKVTVRDESKVIWLSQTTLSVDETMETVSRLREKFPALQDPPSDDICYATQNRQVAVKAMAPECDLVIVVGSRNSSNSVRLVEVALGAGARASYLVDYAREVDPAWLEGVRTVGITSGASVPEILVRGVLDMLAEHGFGEVQPVTTANETLVFSLPRELRTARS, from the coding sequence ATGTCCTCGGCCATACCGTTGAATGTCGGAATCACTCGCTCGGCCGGCGCCGCGCCCGCCGGCCCCGAAGAAAAACGAGTGCTGCTCGCCGAACCGCGCGGATACTGCGCGGGTGTGGACCGCGCGGTGGAGACCGTGGAAAAGGCACTCGAGAAACACGGCGCGCCGATCTATGTCCGCAAGGAGATCGTGCACAACCGCCACGTGGTGGAGACTCTGCGCGAACGCGGAGTGATATTCGTCGACACCACCGACGAGGTGCCCGAGGGGGAACTCGTGGTCTTCTCCGCGCACGGTGTCTCACCCGCGGTGCACGCGACCGCCGCCGCGCGCAGTCTGCGCACCATCGACGCGACCTGTCCGCTGGTGACCAAGGTTCACCAGGAGGCCAAACGCTTCGCTCGCGACGACTACGACATCCTGCTGATCGGCCACGAAGGTCATGAGGAGGTCGAGGGAACCGCCGGTGAGGCCCCCGAACACGTACAACTGGTCGACGGCCCCGGCGCGGTCGAGAAGGTGACCGTGCGCGACGAGTCCAAGGTGATCTGGCTGTCGCAGACCACGCTCAGTGTGGACGAGACCATGGAGACGGTGTCGCGGCTGCGGGAGAAGTTCCCGGCGCTGCAGGATCCGCCCAGTGACGATATCTGCTACGCCACCCAGAACCGGCAGGTCGCGGTGAAGGCGATGGCACCGGAATGCGATCTCGTGATCGTCGTGGGCTCGCGCAACTCCTCGAACTCGGTGCGTCTGGTGGAGGTCGCGCTGGGCGCGGGCGCCCGGGCGTCGTATCTGGTGGACTACGCGCGCGAGGTGGACCCCGCGTGGCTCGAGGGTGTACGCACGGTCGGCATCACCTCCGGCGCGTCGGTTCCCGAGATCCTGGTGCGCGGGGTGCTGGATATGCTCGCCGAACACGGGTTCGGCGAGGTCCAGCCGGTGACCACCGCCAATGAGACACTCGTTTTCTCGTTGCCACGGGAACTGCGGACCGCCCGGAGCTGA
- a CDS encoding YbdD/YjiX family protein gives MFWYLDSVVGGQDYQRYTAHMRRTHPGHAVASEREYWRERYADAERNPGARCC, from the coding sequence GTGTTCTGGTATCTCGATTCCGTGGTCGGCGGACAGGACTACCAGCGCTACACCGCGCATATGCGCCGGACGCACCCCGGCCACGCGGTCGCGAGCGAGCGGGAGTATTGGCGTGAACGGTACGCCGACGCCGAACGCAACCCGGGCGCACGCTGCTGCTGA
- a CDS encoding AAA family ATPase, with product MRLHRLEMTAFGPFAATASVDFDELGADGLFLLHGRTGAGKTTVLDAIAYALYGRVPGARGDKRLHSDHAPADIRPEVMLEATLGGRRLRLTRRPEFERPKLRGSGTRVENAKATLAWLDGQGTNLSRINEIGDEIVRLLGMSADQFFQVVLLPQGDFAKFLRAENEDRERLLEKLFDTGRFGSAEQWLAAQRKASGEQIGSQQRNVEDLITRVAVTAGIDRTERIDILDAVEWSQDLLTGARGDLETTQHELDRRREESATADENAERERRAVEQRRRLESARQQLVQYTAAAEMRAADRGELDRARRAEPVAAALGEAETAVRAVRGCETESVAAAERLARLAAEPDSADVPGIHLVLNHSEEERGDGPEDPDRAGYDEDLGLDTAIRGWSTVLGKLDEIRADAATADKLREELGTLRTSAEELGRRAAELTDRRARLPEVIAGAHARARDADDAKAALPGLRAERKRLQEAATAAVDLARARSTLDRVRVDLDTARARHLTAREHVLDLRERRLAGMAAELAGNLVDGQACAVCGSAEHPHPAQQAAGAVSKGDEAAAVATERAAEASRDRSQEALAEVEREIEALLARGGDTDRVELAAALRAATEKCEDAEELAESAEACAGELARLRTDETRLHDTLRDTETRAGSVAARSEAAAARLAEIEAKLRTAAGRDGTIGRRRERLHALIGAAGDRREAYAGVRTAWARVANCVVRVERLARSAGLVPPTSSAAPTDTAAGDPGNGAGETDSTSAEMLATLRVYSPLVGAATRTPQRQDALSADLAAADEIRAAAQAVLDEPEIRAAATVAPGDPEVSAAAVRSARTALDGAVAAHSAAVHRVTQLETLCGQLWAAVDLIAPAQRAHQELADLAEVVAGRGENNRRMSLRSYVLAARLEEVAVAGSARLRRMSSGRYEFVHTDRAGTHGRRGGLGLDIRDDYTGAIRPARTLSGGETFMASLALALGLADTVAAEAGGIILDTLFIDEGFGSLDADTLDAVMGVLDELRAGGRVVGVVSHVDEMRQRIPSRLHVVRGRNGSRLHATIA from the coding sequence ATGAGGTTGCACCGGCTGGAGATGACGGCCTTCGGCCCGTTCGCCGCGACGGCCTCGGTCGATTTCGACGAACTCGGCGCGGATGGGCTCTTCCTGCTGCACGGCCGGACCGGGGCCGGTAAGACCACGGTGCTCGATGCCATCGCCTACGCGCTCTACGGGCGGGTCCCGGGAGCTCGCGGCGACAAGCGACTGCACTCCGATCACGCGCCCGCCGATATCCGCCCCGAGGTGATGCTCGAGGCGACGTTGGGCGGCCGGCGACTCCGGCTCACCCGACGGCCGGAATTCGAGCGGCCGAAACTGCGCGGCAGCGGGACCCGGGTGGAGAACGCCAAGGCCACCCTGGCCTGGTTGGACGGTCAGGGCACCAATCTGTCGCGGATCAACGAGATCGGCGACGAGATCGTGCGACTGCTGGGGATGAGCGCCGATCAGTTCTTCCAGGTGGTGCTGCTGCCGCAGGGTGATTTCGCGAAGTTCCTGCGCGCGGAGAACGAGGATCGCGAACGACTGCTCGAGAAACTTTTCGATACGGGTCGTTTCGGATCGGCCGAACAGTGGCTCGCCGCCCAGCGCAAGGCGTCGGGGGAGCAGATCGGCTCTCAGCAGCGCAATGTGGAGGATCTGATCACCCGGGTCGCGGTGACGGCCGGGATCGACCGTACCGAGCGGATCGATATCCTCGACGCGGTCGAATGGTCACAGGATCTGCTGACCGGTGCCCGCGGCGACCTGGAGACCACACAGCACGAACTGGACCGGCGACGGGAAGAGTCGGCCACCGCCGACGAGAATGCGGAACGGGAACGCCGGGCCGTCGAGCAGCGGCGCCGGCTGGAGTCGGCGCGACAGCAACTGGTGCAGTACACCGCCGCGGCCGAGATGCGAGCCGCGGATCGGGGCGAGCTGGATCGTGCCCGGCGGGCCGAACCGGTGGCCGCCGCGCTGGGCGAGGCCGAGACCGCGGTCCGCGCGGTTCGTGGCTGTGAAACGGAATCGGTGGCCGCGGCCGAACGGCTGGCCCGGCTGGCCGCCGAACCCGACAGCGCCGATGTTCCGGGGATCCACCTGGTACTGAATCACTCCGAGGAGGAGCGTGGTGATGGGCCCGAAGACCCCGACCGGGCCGGCTATGACGAGGATCTCGGCCTGGACACCGCGATCCGGGGGTGGAGCACGGTACTGGGCAAGCTCGACGAGATCCGCGCCGACGCGGCGACCGCCGACAAGTTGCGCGAGGAACTGGGCACACTGCGCACCTCCGCGGAAGAGCTCGGCCGGCGGGCGGCCGAACTCACCGATCGCCGGGCCCGGCTGCCCGAGGTCATCGCCGGAGCGCATGCGCGAGCGCGCGATGCCGACGACGCGAAGGCGGCGCTACCCGGCTTGCGTGCCGAACGTAAGCGGTTGCAGGAGGCTGCGACAGCGGCCGTGGACCTGGCCCGGGCGCGGTCCACGCTCGATCGGGTTCGGGTGGATCTCGATACCGCACGAGCCCGGCACCTGACGGCCCGCGAACATGTGCTGGACCTGCGGGAGCGACGGCTGGCCGGAATGGCGGCGGAATTGGCCGGCAACCTGGTGGACGGGCAGGCGTGTGCGGTCTGCGGATCGGCCGAACACCCCCACCCCGCGCAGCAGGCGGCGGGCGCGGTATCGAAAGGGGACGAGGCGGCGGCGGTCGCCACGGAACGCGCCGCCGAGGCCTCGCGTGATCGTTCCCAGGAGGCGCTGGCCGAGGTGGAGCGGGAGATCGAGGCGCTGCTCGCGCGCGGCGGCGATACCGACCGGGTCGAACTCGCCGCGGCCCTGCGGGCTGCCACCGAAAAGTGCGAGGACGCCGAGGAACTGGCCGAATCGGCCGAGGCATGCGCCGGCGAGCTCGCGCGGCTGCGCACCGACGAGACCCGGCTGCACGACACGTTGCGGGACACCGAGACCCGAGCCGGATCCGTGGCGGCCCGGAGCGAGGCTGCCGCGGCCCGGCTCGCCGAGATCGAAGCCAAGCTGCGTACCGCCGCCGGCCGGGACGGGACCATCGGGCGTCGCCGGGAGCGTCTGCACGCGTTGATCGGCGCCGCCGGCGACCGTCGGGAGGCGTATGCCGGGGTGCGGACGGCCTGGGCGCGGGTCGCCAACTGCGTCGTACGGGTCGAAAGGCTGGCGAGATCGGCGGGGCTGGTCCCGCCGACGAGTTCGGCCGCCCCGACGGACACAGCAGCCGGGGATCCGGGTAACGGAGCGGGCGAAACCGATTCCACTTCGGCGGAGATGCTCGCGACCCTGCGTGTGTACTCCCCGCTCGTCGGTGCCGCGACTCGGACCCCGCAGCGGCAGGATGCGCTGAGCGCGGATCTCGCCGCCGCCGACGAGATCCGCGCCGCCGCCCAGGCCGTACTCGATGAACCGGAGATCCGGGCCGCCGCGACCGTCGCCCCCGGCGATCCGGAAGTCTCGGCCGCTGCTGTGCGGAGCGCGCGTACCGCCCTGGACGGGGCGGTAGCCGCCCATTCGGCCGCCGTGCACCGGGTCACCCAGCTGGAGACCTTGTGCGGACAGTTGTGGGCGGCGGTGGACCTGATCGCGCCCGCGCAGCGGGCTCATCAGGAACTGGCGGATCTGGCCGAAGTGGTGGCCGGCCGGGGCGAGAACAACCGGCGGATGTCGTTGCGCTCCTACGTGCTCGCGGCGCGGCTCGAGGAGGTCGCGGTGGCGGGTTCGGCCCGGCTGCGCCGGATGTCGAGCGGCCGGTACGAATTCGTGCACACCGACCGAGCCGGCACCCACGGCCGGCGCGGTGGGCTGGGCCTCGATATCCGCGACGATTACACCGGCGCCATCCGGCCCGCCCGGACCCTCTCCGGCGGTGAGACCTTCATGGCGTCACTCGCGCTCGCGCTGGGGCTGGCCGATACGGTCGCGGCCGAGGCCGGTGGCATCATCCTCGACACGCTGTTCATCGATGAAGGATTCGGGAGCCTGGACGCGGACACCCTCGACGCGGTCATGGGCGTACTCGACGAGCTCCGTGCCGGGGGCCGGGTGGTCGGAGTGGTCAGCCATGTCGACGAGATGCGCCAGCGCATTCCCAGCCGCCTGCACGTCGTGCGCGGCCGCAACGGTTCCCGGTTGCACGCCACCATCGCCTGA
- a CDS encoding methylated-DNA--[protein]-cysteine S-methyltransferase has translation MSASTATLPAPTNTGTADFAIVDTPLGPFTTLVASDSAVLASGWTADPEELRTLVHPGLRPTGLRARRELGAVTDAVTAYHRGETIAIDPIPVRQRSGEFLQHAWDVLRTVPAGEPITYTAFAALAGRPAATRAAASACARNAAALFVPCHRILRTDGTLGGFRWGLDIKRQLLDLEA, from the coding sequence ATGTCCGCCTCCACCGCCACCCTGCCCGCACCGACCAACACCGGCACCGCCGATTTCGCGATCGTCGACACCCCGCTGGGCCCGTTCACCACGCTCGTCGCGTCCGACAGCGCGGTCCTGGCGTCCGGGTGGACGGCCGATCCCGAAGAGCTCCGCACACTGGTCCATCCCGGGCTGCGTCCGACCGGGCTGCGTGCCCGGCGCGAACTGGGTGCCGTGACCGATGCGGTCACCGCCTACCACCGCGGCGAAACGATCGCGATAGACCCGATCCCGGTGCGTCAGCGGTCGGGCGAATTCCTCCAGCACGCGTGGGATGTGCTGCGTACCGTGCCCGCCGGCGAACCGATCACCTACACCGCTTTCGCCGCGCTCGCCGGCCGCCCGGCGGCCACCCGCGCCGCGGCGAGCGCCTGTGCCCGCAACGCGGCCGCGCTGTTCGTCCCCTGCCATCGGATCCTGCGCACCGACGGCACCCTCGGCGGTTTCCGCTGGGGCCTGGACATCAAGCGACAGCTGCTCGATCTCGAAGCCTGA